Proteins encoded within one genomic window of Brassica rapa cultivar Chiifu-401-42 chromosome A09, CAAS_Brap_v3.01, whole genome shotgun sequence:
- the LOC103838360 gene encoding uncharacterized protein LOC103838360 yields MSTTAQSQSPQPSSEEIASKALQKRYEGLMTVRTKATKGKGAWYWTHLEPILLHNTDTNLPKAVKLRCSLCDAVFSASNPSRTASEHLKRGTCPNFNSLPKPISTISPPPPPPPPPPSSRKRNSSGGSSVEAPSPLNHLPPGSYHVTPLTVVDPGRYCGRELHFPAAQPHLMLSGGKDDLGPLAMLENSVKKLKSPTQTHKLSRVQIDSALASLSDWVFESCGSVSLSGLEHPKLRAFLTQVGLPIVSRREFVAGRLDMKYEGSRAEAESRLGDAMFFQLASDGWKFESSGENLVSLMVNLPNGTSLYRRALFVNGAVPSNYAEEVMWETVRGICGNSPQRCVGIVSDRFMSKALRNLESQHQWMVNLSCQFQGFNSLIKDLIKELPLFKSVSQSCSKLVGFVNSTAQMRDLLCKYQLQEQGESRLLFFPLECSLYSLLEDVLNSARAIQLLTQDDACKVAIMEDHSARDVAEMVGDVGFWNEVEAVYSLLKLVKEMARRIEEERPLIGQCLPLWEELRSKIKDWYVKFNVAEENQVEKLVERRFKKCYHPAWAAAFILDPLYLIRDSSGKYLPPFKCLSPEQEKDVDKLITRLVSRDEAHIAMMELMKWRTEGLDPDYARAVQMKERDPVSGKMRIANPQSSRLVWETYLSEFRSLGRVAVRLIFLHATSCGFKCNSSLLRWVNSHGRSSRAAMDRAQKLVFISANSKFERRDFSNDEEKDAELLTMANGEDVDILIDTSSV; encoded by the coding sequence ATGTCGACGACAGCTCAATCGCAGTCGCCACAACCGTCATCAGAAGAAATAGCGTCGAAAGCGCTACAGAAGCGTTACGAAGGATTAATGACGGTGAGAACAAAAGCAACAAAAGGCAAAGGCGCGTGGTACTGGACTCATCTCGAACCGATCTTACTACACAACACCGACACTAACCTCCCCAAAGCCGTCAAGCTCCGTTGCTCCTTATGCGACGCCGTTTTCTCCGCCTCTAACCCTTCCCGCACCGCCTCCGAGCATCTCAAACGCGGGACTTGCCCCAATTTCAACTCTTTGCCCAAACCCATCTCCACcatctctcctcctcctccgccgccgcctCCGCCGCCGTCTAGTCGGAAACGCAACTCCTCCGGTGGAAGCTCCGTCGAAGCTCCTTCGCCGTTAAATCATCTTCCTCCCGGGTCTTACCACGTGACGCCTCTCACCGTCGTTGATCCGGGGAGGTACTGCGGCAGAGAGTTGCACTTTCCGGCGGCTCAGCCGCATTTGATGCTTTCCGGTGGAAAAGACGATCTGGGTCCTTTGGCTATGCTTGAGAACAGTGTGAAGAAGCTCAAGAGCCCCACGCAGACGCATAAGCTAAGCAGAGTTCAGATAGACTCGGCGCTCGCTTCTCTCTCCGACTGGGTGTTCGAGTCTTGCGGTTCTGTTTCTCTGTCTGGTCTCGAGCATCCGAAGCTGAGAGCTTTTCTAACGCAAGTCGGGTTACCGATCGTCTCACGGAGAGAGTTCGTCGCCGGAAGGTTGGATATGAAGTACGAGGGTTCGAGAGCTGAGGCTGAGTCGAGACTCGGCGACGCAATGTTCTTCCAACTCGCTTCCGACGGGTGGAAGTTCGAAAGCTCCGGAGAGAATCTCGTGAGCTTGATGGTGAACTTACCCAACGGGACGAGTCTGTACAGACGAGCTCTGTTTGTTAACGGAGCTGTTCCGTCTAACTACGCTGAGGAAGTTATGTGGGAGACGGTGAGGGGTATTTGTGGTAATTCACCTCAGAGGTGTGTTGGCATTGTTTCGGATAGGTTTATGAGTAAAGCTTTGAGGAATCTCGAGAGCCAGCACCAGTGGATGGTTAACCTCTCTTGTCAGTTTCAAGGGTTCAACAGTTTGATTAAAGATTTAATTAAAGAGCTTCCTTTGTTCAAATCCGTCTCTCAAAGCTGCTCGAAGCTCGTCGGTTTCGTGAACAGCACGGCGCAGATGAGAGACTTGCTGTGTAAGTATCAGTTGCAAGAGCAAGGAGAATCTAGACTGCTGTTTTTCCCTTTGGAATGTTCGTTGTATAGTCTCCTTGAGGACGTGCTTAACTCGGCTAGAGCGATTCAGTTGCTGACGCAAGATGATGCGTGTAAGGTTGCTATAATGGAGGATCATTCGGCTAGAGATGTAGCTGAAATGGTTGGAGATGTCGGGTTTTGGAATGAGGTAGAGGCGGTTTATTCGCTGTTGAAGCTCGTTAAAGAGATGGCTCGACGAATAGAGGAAGAGAGGCCTTTGATAGGGCAGTGTTTACCCCTTTGGGAGGAGCTAAGATCAAAGATAAAAGATTGGTACGTTAAGTTCAATGTAGCTGAAGAGAATCAAGTTGAGAAGCTCGTTGAGAGAAGATTCAAGAAGTGTTATCACCCGGCTTGGGCTGCGGCGTTTATACTTGATCCACTTTACTTGATAAGAGACAGCAGCGGGAAGTATCTCCCTCCATTCAAATGCTTGTCGCCGGAGCAAGAGAAAGATGTTGATAAGTTGATAACAAGGCTTGTGTCTAGAGACGAGGCACATATTGCAATGATGGAACTGATGAAGTGGAGAACCGAAGGGCTTGATCCGGACTATGCAAGGGCTGTTCAAATGAAGGAGAGAGATCCCGTTTCAGGGAAGATGAGGATAGCTAATCCACAAAGCAGTAGACTTGTTTGGGAAACTTATCTTAGTGAGTTCAGGTCATTGGGGAGAGTTGCTGTTAGGCTTATTTTCCTTCATGCTACTTCTTGTGGGTTCAAATGCAACTCTTCTCTTTTGAGATGGGTAAACTCTCATGGGAGATCATCGCGTGCAGCCATGGATAGGGCACAAAAGCTAGTTTTTATATCAGCCAATTCGAAGTTCGAAAGGCGAGATTTCTCCAATGATGAAGAGAAGGATGCTGAGCTTCTCACTATGGCTAATGGTGAAGATGTTGATATTCTCATTGACACATCCTCGGTGTGA